The following are encoded together in the Serratia odorifera genome:
- the hpxZ gene encoding oxalurate catabolism protein HpxZ produces MKTDYIDRPAVVAEVTAAFYRYEQALIGNDIETLDALFWHDGRTVRYGASENLYGIEQIRDFRRQRPSAGLDRRLENTVITTYGDDMAVASTEFRREGSERIGRQMQTWVKLPVGWRIVAAHVSLMG; encoded by the coding sequence ATGAAAACTGACTATATTGACCGCCCGGCGGTAGTGGCCGAGGTCACCGCAGCCTTTTATCGCTACGAACAGGCGCTGATCGGCAATGACATTGAAACCCTGGATGCGCTGTTCTGGCATGACGGCCGCACGGTACGCTATGGCGCCAGCGAAAACCTGTACGGCATCGAGCAGATCCGCGATTTCCGTCGCCAGCGCCCTTCCGCCGGGTTGGACCGCCGACTGGAAAATACCGTCATCACCACTTACGGCGACGATATGGCAGTGGCCAGCACCGAGTTCCGCCGGGAAGGCAGTGAGCGCATTGGTCGCCAGATGCAAACCTGGGTCAAACTGCCCGTCGGTTGGCGCATCGTGGCGGCACATGTCAGCCTGATGGGCTAG
- a CDS encoding amino acid ABC transporter permease — MLTFTDWDIVRNLLLAARWTLLLSLTAFFGGTLVTLPLLLLRLSKRRWALRLVRAYAELFQGTPLLMQLFLAFFGLALFGIDVSPWAAAALALTLFTSAFLVDIWSGSIAALPKGQWEAARCLGLGFGQTLLRVIVPQAVRIAIAPTVGFSVQVIKGTALASIIGFVELTKAGTMLNNVTYQPFKVFGLVALGYFLMCYPLSRYSHYLEKKFHAAHHH, encoded by the coding sequence ATGCTGACGTTTACCGATTGGGATATCGTACGCAACCTGTTGTTGGCGGCGCGCTGGACGCTGCTGCTGTCGCTGACGGCATTTTTTGGCGGCACGCTGGTGACGCTGCCGTTGTTGCTGCTGCGGTTGAGTAAACGCCGTTGGGCGCTGCGCCTGGTACGCGCCTATGCCGAGCTGTTTCAGGGAACGCCGCTGCTGATGCAATTGTTCCTGGCGTTCTTCGGACTGGCGCTGTTTGGCATTGACGTCAGTCCATGGGCCGCCGCCGCGCTGGCGCTGACCCTGTTTACCAGCGCCTTTCTGGTGGATATCTGGTCCGGCAGCATTGCGGCGTTGCCAAAAGGGCAGTGGGAGGCCGCACGCTGTCTCGGGTTGGGTTTTGGCCAGACGCTGCTGCGGGTGATCGTACCGCAGGCGGTGCGCATCGCCATTGCGCCGACCGTCGGGTTTTCGGTACAGGTGATCAAGGGCACCGCGCTGGCATCAATCATCGGCTTCGTCGAACTGACCAAGGCCGGCACCATGCTCAATAACGTTACCTATCAACCGTTCAAGGTGTTTGGCCTGGTTGCGTTGGGCTATTTCCTGATGTGTTACCCGCTGTCGCGCTACAGTCATTATCTGGAGAAGAAATTCCATGCCGCTCATCACCATTAA
- a CDS encoding amino acid ABC transporter permease, with the protein MTYQLNFPALWPFMPELLAGLLTTIELTALATLMGVSLGIVGAAIRSGRPSLTSRIWGLYVELVRNTPFVVQLFFIVFGLPSLGWKLTAGQAALLAMVINLGAYSTEIIRAGIQVTPKGQWEAGRVLGFSRSQTFLRIVLPPSLQRIYPALVSQCIIVMLGSSVVSQVSFEELTFAANLIQSRTFLSFEVYLVTTLFYLLLSVLMRQLLLAAGRRLLGSQG; encoded by the coding sequence ATGACCTATCAGCTGAACTTTCCCGCCCTGTGGCCGTTTATGCCCGAGCTGTTGGCCGGGTTGCTGACCACCATTGAGCTGACGGCGTTGGCAACGCTGATGGGCGTGTCGCTGGGCATTGTCGGTGCGGCGATCCGCAGCGGCCGGCCAAGCCTGACAAGCCGGATATGGGGGCTGTATGTCGAGCTGGTGCGCAATACGCCATTTGTGGTGCAGCTGTTCTTTATCGTCTTCGGTTTGCCGAGTCTCGGCTGGAAACTGACCGCAGGCCAGGCGGCGTTGCTGGCGATGGTGATCAATCTGGGCGCCTACAGCACCGAAATCATTCGTGCCGGCATCCAGGTGACGCCGAAAGGCCAGTGGGAAGCCGGACGGGTGCTGGGCTTCAGCCGCAGCCAGACCTTCTTGCGTATCGTGTTGCCACCGTCGCTGCAACGCATTTATCCGGCGCTGGTCAGCCAGTGCATTATCGTGATGTTGGGCTCATCGGTGGTGTCGCAGGTGTCGTTTGAAGAACTGACCTTTGCCGCCAACCTGATTCAGTCGCGCACCTTTCTCAGTTTTGAGGTGTATTTGGTGACCACGCTATTTTATCTGCTGTTGTCGGTGCTGATGCGCCAGTTGCTGCTGGCCGCCGGGCGACGCTTGTTAGGGAGTCAGGGCTGA
- a CDS encoding transporter substrate-binding domain-containing protein: MSIKRIWVTALGAIVLMAQAGAVQADQLQDIQQRGVLRVAVPQDFPPFGSVGTDLQPQGYDIDMAQYLADKMKLKLQLVPVTSANRVPYLQTNKVDLVISSLGKNPQREKAIAFSRAYAPFFLGVFGPQAEALKDPAALDGKTIGVTRGAVEDMVLSDSAPKGAQIKRYEDNNTTLSAYLSGQVQFVATGNLVVSAIARQNPAKAPVAKFMLKDSPCYVGLRLGEPALKAKVDALIEQALQDQTLNGLSEKWLKAPLPANLGA; this comes from the coding sequence ATGAGCATCAAGAGAATTTGGGTCACCGCATTGGGCGCCATCGTACTGATGGCTCAGGCCGGCGCGGTACAGGCCGATCAACTGCAAGACATCCAGCAGCGCGGCGTGTTGCGGGTTGCCGTGCCGCAGGATTTTCCACCGTTTGGTTCGGTTGGCACCGATTTGCAGCCGCAGGGTTATGACATCGATATGGCGCAGTATCTGGCCGACAAGATGAAACTAAAGTTGCAGCTGGTGCCGGTAACCAGCGCCAATCGGGTGCCGTATCTGCAAACCAACAAAGTGGATCTGGTGATCTCTAGCCTGGGCAAAAATCCGCAGCGTGAAAAGGCCATCGCTTTCAGCCGAGCTTATGCGCCGTTCTTCCTTGGCGTATTCGGCCCGCAAGCCGAGGCGCTGAAAGATCCCGCCGCGCTGGACGGCAAAACCATCGGCGTCACCCGTGGCGCGGTAGAAGATATGGTGCTGAGCGACAGCGCACCGAAAGGCGCGCAAATCAAACGCTATGAAGACAACAACACCACGCTGTCGGCCTATTTGTCTGGGCAGGTGCAGTTTGTGGCCACCGGTAATCTGGTGGTGAGCGCCATCGCTCGGCAAAATCCGGCCAAGGCGCCGGTGGCCAAATTCATGCTGAAGGATTCACCGTGTTATGTCGGACTGCGGCTGGGGGAACCGGCGCTGAAGGCGAAGGTGGATGCGCTGATCGAACAGGCGTTGCAGGATCAGACGCTGAACGGCCTGTCGGAAAAATGGCTGAAAGCGCCACTGCCGGCCAACCTTGGCGCGTGA
- a CDS encoding siderophore-interacting protein gives MSASYRVFDLTLKEKRQISPSLLRCVFSGPQVNRMKLEAPDQRIKLLFAAEDGQTLRLENSDDWYRHYMAIPKAQRPVMRTYTLRALRCDCNEMDVEFVLHGVNGPASRWALQSTPGDTLQVVAPNADFDGDSGGYEWVAPPQMQQGLLIADETALPAAMGILEQLAQWANPPRVQAFFEVPVAGDCISVAQFPFAEVFWLPRDVGQQQLHGTLLVEAVRQRVDIPPSARTAAQSLAENSLGGDLLWERAQGAGGFYAWVAAESSTVKALRRYLIGECDLDRSTVNFMAYWC, from the coding sequence ATGTCCGCAAGTTATCGAGTTTTTGATCTTACGTTAAAGGAGAAACGACAGATTTCTCCATCGTTACTGCGCTGCGTATTCAGCGGCCCGCAGGTCAATCGCATGAAGCTGGAAGCGCCGGATCAGCGCATCAAGCTGCTGTTCGCCGCGGAGGATGGTCAGACGCTGCGGCTGGAAAACAGCGACGACTGGTATCGTCATTATATGGCGATACCCAAAGCGCAGCGGCCGGTGATGCGCACTTATACCCTGCGCGCGCTGCGCTGCGATTGCAACGAAATGGACGTGGAGTTTGTGTTGCATGGGGTTAACGGCCCGGCATCGCGCTGGGCCTTGCAGTCGACGCCGGGGGACACCCTCCAGGTGGTGGCGCCCAACGCCGATTTTGACGGCGACAGCGGCGGCTATGAATGGGTAGCTCCCCCGCAGATGCAGCAGGGATTATTGATTGCCGATGAAACCGCGCTGCCGGCAGCGATGGGCATTCTCGAGCAGTTGGCGCAGTGGGCCAATCCGCCGCGCGTGCAGGCATTCTTTGAGGTGCCGGTGGCCGGCGACTGCATCAGCGTGGCGCAGTTTCCGTTCGCCGAGGTATTTTGGCTGCCGCGTGACGTCGGTCAGCAGCAATTGCACGGTACCTTGTTGGTAGAAGCGGTGCGCCAGCGGGTGGATATTCCGCCCTCGGCGCGCACGGCGGCACAGTCGCTGGCGGAAAACAGCTTGGGCGGCGATCTGCTGTGGGAGCGGGCACAGGGCGCCGGCGGGTTTTATGCCTGGGTGGCTGCCGAATCCTCCACCGTCAAGGCGTTGCGACGTTACCTGATAGGTGAATGCGATTTGGACCGCTCAACGGTGAATTTTATGGCTTACTGGTGCTGA
- a CDS encoding gamma-glutamyltransferase family protein, protein MINSNSAPLGMAVTPHHLASESALAILRKGGNAIEAMVAAAAAIAVVYPHMNGLGGDGFWLIVPPQGDPLAIDASGAAGSLATLALYAGEQRIPHRGPKAALTVAGTVGGWQEALAYAAELGGKPLPLSSLLADAIRYAADGIPVTASQEAATRSKRHELADLEHFAQIFLPRGEIPRCGQRFCQPKLAETLITLAEQGLDSFYRGELAQRMAADMALLGMPLTAQDLATYRPRRRTPLRLAHQQGEVFNLTPPTQGLVSLAILGLADRLPLARQSEGATVHAIVEATKLAFGLRDRHITDPAHMTQDPQALLEADRLDLLARQIDGERAADWGNGKGPGDTVWMGVMDSSGLAVSFIQSIYHEFGSGVVLPNSGVLWQNRGASFSLDAGHLLALAPGKQPFHTLNPAAARLYDGRTLVYGAMGGDGQPQTQAAVFIRHVVQGLPLQQAISAPRWLLGRTWGDSSDSLKLESRFGAETIDYLRQRGHQVELLPDFSEAVGHAGAIVRHTNGMLEGAFDPRSNGSAAGF, encoded by the coding sequence ATGATTAACAGTAACAGCGCACCACTGGGGATGGCCGTCACGCCGCATCACCTCGCCAGCGAAAGCGCCTTGGCGATCCTGCGTAAAGGCGGCAATGCCATCGAGGCGATGGTGGCTGCGGCCGCCGCCATTGCGGTGGTGTATCCGCATATGAACGGTCTGGGGGGCGATGGCTTCTGGCTAATCGTGCCGCCACAGGGCGATCCACTGGCCATCGACGCCAGCGGTGCCGCCGGCTCGCTGGCCACGCTGGCGCTGTATGCCGGAGAACAACGGATCCCGCATCGCGGGCCAAAGGCGGCATTGACCGTCGCCGGCACGGTCGGCGGCTGGCAGGAAGCGCTGGCGTATGCCGCCGAGCTGGGTGGCAAACCGCTGCCGCTATCCAGTCTGTTGGCCGATGCCATCCGCTATGCGGCAGACGGCATCCCGGTTACCGCCTCGCAGGAAGCCGCCACCCGCAGCAAGCGCCATGAATTGGCCGACCTTGAGCATTTCGCGCAGATTTTCCTGCCGCGCGGCGAGATCCCGCGTTGTGGGCAGCGCTTCTGCCAACCGAAGCTGGCGGAAACCTTGATCACCCTTGCCGAACAGGGTCTGGACAGTTTTTATCGCGGCGAGCTGGCCCAGCGCATGGCCGCCGACATGGCGCTGTTGGGCATGCCGCTCACCGCACAGGATCTGGCCACTTACCGGCCACGCCGCCGTACGCCGTTGCGCCTGGCGCATCAACAGGGAGAGGTGTTCAACCTGACGCCGCCGACCCAGGGTCTGGTATCACTGGCGATCCTTGGCCTGGCCGACCGCCTGCCGCTGGCCAGGCAGAGCGAGGGGGCAACGGTACACGCCATTGTTGAGGCCACCAAGCTGGCGTTCGGCTTGCGGGATCGTCACATCACCGATCCGGCTCATATGACGCAGGATCCGCAGGCGCTGCTGGAAGCCGATCGTCTCGATCTTCTGGCACGGCAGATCGATGGCGAGCGTGCCGCCGACTGGGGCAACGGCAAAGGGCCTGGCGATACCGTGTGGATGGGAGTCATGGACAGCAGTGGGCTGGCGGTTTCCTTTATCCAGAGTATTTATCATGAATTCGGCAGTGGCGTGGTACTGCCCAACAGCGGTGTACTGTGGCAAAACCGCGGCGCGTCCTTCAGCCTCGACGCCGGACATTTGCTGGCGCTGGCGCCGGGCAAGCAGCCGTTCCATACTCTTAACCCGGCCGCCGCACGTCTTTACGACGGCCGTACGCTGGTCTACGGCGCCATGGGCGGCGACGGCCAGCCGCAAACACAGGCGGCGGTGTTTATTCGCCATGTGGTTCAGGGACTTCCCTTACAGCAGGCGATCAGCGCGCCGCGCTGGCTGCTTGGTCGCACCTGGGGCGACAGTTCCGACTCATTGAAGCTGGAAAGCCGGTTTGGCGCAGAGACCATCGACTACCTGCGCCAACGCGGGCATCAGGTGGAACTGTTACCGGACTTCAGCGAGGCGGTTGGCCACGCTGGCGCCATCGTGCGCCATACCAATGGCATGCTGGAAGGCGCGTTCGATCCGCGCAGTAACGGCAGCGCCGCCGGCTTTTAA
- a CDS encoding MurR/RpiR family transcriptional regulator, whose amino-acid sequence MKQIDERLRSEYPQLTPQEQRVADFIIDHFDDLISYNSAELARLSGVSKATVSRLFKRLGYASYRAMRDELRTLRQSGLPLTDNRDAVQGNTLLARHYKQEMANLTAWVNQLDASQFGAVIAALAQAKRVVLMGWRNGYPVAMHLRQQLLQVRRDVLLLPQPGQTLAEELVDVSPQDVAIVVAFRRRPRQLRAVLTQLQRRQVPTLLICEPQAQALLPLASWHLAAPLDSVSAFDNYASAMSLANLLSNALLHEMLAQGRQRIHQIADLYDDLDELEQR is encoded by the coding sequence ATGAAGCAGATTGATGAGCGCTTGCGTAGCGAATATCCGCAGTTGACGCCGCAGGAGCAGCGGGTGGCGGATTTTATCATCGACCATTTTGATGACCTGATCAGTTATAACAGTGCTGAACTTGCCAGGTTGAGCGGCGTGTCCAAGGCTACCGTCAGCCGGTTGTTCAAGCGGCTGGGATACGCCAGCTACCGGGCGATGCGCGACGAATTGCGCACCCTGCGGCAAAGCGGGTTGCCGCTCACCGATAATCGCGATGCGGTGCAGGGCAATACGCTATTGGCGCGCCATTACAAACAGGAAATGGCCAATCTGACCGCCTGGGTCAATCAGCTCGACGCGTCACAGTTCGGCGCGGTGATCGCCGCGTTGGCGCAGGCAAAACGCGTGGTGTTGATGGGGTGGCGCAACGGCTACCCGGTGGCGATGCACCTGCGTCAGCAACTGTTGCAGGTGCGGCGCGATGTGCTGTTGCTGCCGCAGCCGGGGCAAACGCTGGCGGAGGAGCTGGTGGACGTCAGCCCGCAGGATGTGGCGATCGTGGTGGCGTTTCGCCGTCGTCCGCGCCAGTTACGGGCAGTGCTGACGCAATTGCAGCGTCGCCAGGTGCCGACGCTGCTGATATGCGAACCGCAGGCGCAGGCGCTGCTGCCGTTGGCCAGTTGGCATTTGGCCGCGCCGTTGGACAGCGTATCGGCGTTTGACAACTACGCCAGCGCCATGAGTCTGGCCAATCTGCTGAGCAATGCCCTGCTGCATGAAATGCTGGCGCAAGGGCGCCAGCGCATCCATCAGATTGCCGATCTGTACGACGATCTTGACGAACTGGAACAGCGCTGA
- a CDS encoding amino acid ABC transporter ATP-binding protein, whose product MPLITINQVQKYYGQNHVLKGVDLDIDMGEVISIIGRSGSGKSTLLRCINGLEGYQDGSIKLGGMTITDRDSQAREISRSIGMVFQNFNLFPHMTALENVMLAPRRVLKQSPAACRQLAEEMLHKVGLGERMHYSPASLSGGQQQRVAIARALAMKPKVLLCDEITSALDPELVGEVLKVLEQLAKEGMTLILVTHEMNFAREVGDRVVFMHQGKVWEQGDSRTLFANPQTQELKQFIASVRGLSDA is encoded by the coding sequence ATGCCGCTCATCACCATTAATCAGGTTCAAAAATATTACGGCCAAAACCATGTGCTGAAGGGCGTGGATCTGGATATCGATATGGGCGAGGTGATTTCGATCATTGGTCGTAGCGGTTCCGGTAAAAGTACGCTGCTGCGCTGTATCAACGGGCTGGAAGGCTATCAGGACGGCAGCATCAAGCTCGGCGGCATGACCATCACCGATCGCGATTCACAGGCGCGAGAGATCAGCCGTTCCATCGGTATGGTATTCCAGAACTTCAATCTGTTCCCGCACATGACCGCGCTGGAAAACGTGATGCTGGCACCGCGCCGGGTGCTGAAGCAAAGCCCGGCGGCCTGTCGCCAACTGGCGGAAGAAATGCTGCACAAGGTCGGGCTGGGGGAGCGGATGCATTACTCACCGGCCAGCCTGTCCGGTGGCCAGCAACAGCGGGTAGCGATCGCCCGCGCACTGGCGATGAAGCCCAAGGTGCTGCTGTGCGATGAGATTACCTCGGCGCTCGATCCGGAACTGGTGGGCGAAGTGCTGAAAGTGTTGGAACAACTGGCAAAAGAGGGCATGACGCTGATTCTGGTCACCCATGAAATGAACTTCGCGCGCGAGGTTGGCGATCGCGTGGTGTTTATGCATCAAGGCAAAGTCTGGGAGCAGGGTGACAGCCGCACGCTGTTCGCCAATCCGCAAACGCAGGAACTGAAACAGTTTATTGCTTCCGTGCGCGGCCTGTCAGATGCGTGA
- the hpxX gene encoding oxalurate catabolism protein HpxX: MSSPNNILPAADWAAYIRQMEAVLTLELDEARRQELLTQFQRIAAMAQPLMALPLDQRVEIAGVYRA, encoded by the coding sequence ATGAGTAGCCCAAACAATATACTGCCTGCTGCCGACTGGGCAGCCTATATCCGCCAGATGGAAGCGGTGCTGACGCTGGAACTGGACGAGGCGCGCCGTCAGGAACTGCTGACCCAGTTCCAGCGCATTGCCGCGATGGCGCAACCGCTGATGGCGTTGCCGCTCGATCAACGTGTGGAAATCGCCGGGGTGTATCGCGCATGA
- a CDS encoding AtzE family amidohydrolase — protein sequence MNSLSQWSIAEIRTALQQGAISAREIAQQTLEGIEAHNPALNAYTQVTAERMLSEAERLDRARANRQPLPSLAAIPYAVKNLFDVAGETTLAGASLFSDRAPARHDAWAISRLADRGALLSGMLNMDAYAYGFTTENSHYGATRNPHDRSRIAGGSSGGSAAAVAAGLVSFSLGSDTNGSIRVPASLCGIYGLKPTFGRLSRSGSQPFVASLDHIGPFARRVRDLAAVYDAMQGTDVNDRFQAEKPLTLTESLLPRGQQGLRCAVLGGYFQQWCDEDAKTAVRHVAQALEATEEITLPQAELARSAAFIISAAEGGNHYLPYLRSEPTRFEPNSRERLLAGAMLPSAWYVQAQRFRADFQQQTLPLFKQWDILIAPATPCCATPIGQETMRINDADLPIRASMGMLTQPISFLGLPVVTVPLKTAGGLPIGLQLIAPPWREDLALRAAHALEQCGISHCALPCQQE from the coding sequence ATGAATTCGTTAAGCCAATGGTCGATCGCCGAGATCCGCACCGCACTACAGCAAGGTGCGATTTCCGCACGAGAAATTGCCCAGCAGACGCTGGAAGGCATCGAGGCTCACAACCCGGCGCTAAACGCCTACACCCAGGTGACCGCTGAACGCATGCTGAGCGAGGCCGAAAGGCTCGATCGCGCTCGCGCCAACCGCCAGCCGTTGCCGAGCCTGGCGGCTATCCCCTACGCGGTAAAAAACCTGTTCGACGTCGCCGGTGAAACCACGCTGGCCGGCGCCAGCCTGTTTAGCGATCGCGCCCCAGCCCGGCACGACGCCTGGGCCATCAGCCGCCTGGCCGATCGCGGCGCACTGCTGTCCGGCATGCTGAACATGGACGCTTACGCCTACGGTTTCACCACCGAAAACAGCCACTACGGTGCCACCCGCAACCCGCATGACAGATCGCGCATCGCCGGTGGTTCTTCCGGCGGTTCGGCAGCGGCGGTCGCCGCCGGACTGGTGAGTTTTTCTCTGGGCAGCGACACTAACGGATCGATCCGCGTTCCGGCGTCGCTGTGCGGCATTTATGGGCTGAAACCGACCTTTGGCCGTCTGTCGCGCAGCGGTAGCCAACCGTTCGTCGCCAGCCTGGACCATATTGGTCCGTTCGCCCGCCGGGTGCGCGATCTGGCGGCGGTTTACGACGCGATGCAAGGCACCGATGTCAACGATCGTTTTCAGGCCGAAAAACCACTGACGCTGACCGAGTCTCTGCTGCCGCGCGGCCAGCAGGGGTTACGCTGCGCGGTGCTCGGCGGTTACTTCCAGCAGTGGTGCGATGAGGACGCCAAAACGGCGGTGCGCCACGTGGCGCAAGCGCTGGAAGCCACGGAGGAAATCACCCTGCCACAGGCGGAGCTGGCGCGTTCGGCGGCCTTTATCATCAGTGCGGCTGAAGGTGGCAACCACTATTTACCGTATCTGCGCAGTGAACCGACACGCTTCGAACCCAACTCGCGCGAACGCCTGTTGGCCGGTGCCATGCTGCCGTCCGCCTGGTATGTGCAGGCACAGCGTTTCCGCGCCGATTTTCAACAGCAAACGCTGCCGCTGTTCAAGCAATGGGATATTCTGATTGCCCCGGCCACCCCATGTTGCGCGACGCCGATTGGCCAGGAAACCATGCGCATCAACGACGCCGATTTACCGATCCGTGCCAGCATGGGCATGCTGACACAGCCGATTTCGTTTCTCGGTTTGCCGGTGGTTACCGTGCCGCTAAAAACCGCCGGCGGTCTGCCGATCGGCCTGCAGCTGATCGCCCCGCCGTGGCGCGAAGATCTGGCACTGCGTGCCGCCCACGCCTTGGAACAATGCGGTATCAGCCATTGCGCGCTGCCGTGCCAACAGGAATGA